The DNA sequence CCTTCAGCTTGCCGGCCATCATCACGCCATAGCTGTACGCCTTGTCCTTGTGCACGATCGCCGAGAACGCGTCCACGGGTTCGCCGTGCAGCAGGATGTCGACCTTGACCAGGTCAGCCGGCTGCTCACCCGAAGGCTCATAGTCGAGGCTGGCATAGCCCTTCGTGCGTGACTTCAGTGCATCGAAGAAGTCGAAGACGATCTCGGCCAGCGGCAGCGTGTAGCGAATCTCCACCCGGTCCTCGGAGAGGTAGTCCATTCCGTGCTGGATCCCCCGTCTGGCCTGGCAGAGCTCAAGGATCACCCCGATGTACTCCGCGGGCGCCAGGATCGTGCCCTTCACCACCGGCTCGTAGACGGCGGCGATCTTGCCGTTGGTCGGGTACTCCGATGGGTTGGTGACGACGTGTTCGCTGCCGTCCTCCATCTCCACCCGGTAGACCACGTTGGGCGCGGTCGAGATCAGGTCGAGGTTGAACTCACGTTCCAGCCGCTCCCGCACGATCTCCATGTGCAGCAGCCCGAGGAAACCGATCCGGAAGCCGAAGCCCAGTGCCCCCGACGTCTCCGGCTCGTAGGTCAGCGCGGCGTCGTTGAGCTGCAGCTTGTCCAGCGCCTCGCGCAGCTCCGGGTAGTCGGCACCGTCGATCGGGTAGAGGCCGGCGAACACCATCGGGTTCGGGTGTCGGTACCCGCCCAGCGACTCGGTGGCGGGCTTGGCTGCCGAGGTCACGGTGTCCCCGACCCGGGACTGCCGGACCTCCTTCACACCGGTGATCAGATAGCCGACCTCGCCGACCCGGAGCGAGTCCGACTTGATCGGCTCGGGCGAGATCACACCCACCTCGAGCGTCTCGTGGGTTGCCCTGGTCGACATCATCAGGACCTTCTCCCGGTGCGACAGCTCTCCGTCGATCACCCGCACGTAGGTCACCACGCCGCGGTAGGTGTCGTAGACCGAGTCGAAGATCAACGCCCGGGCCGGCGCATCGAGGTTTCCTACCGGTGCCGGGGTCTGCAGCACGATCTGGTCCAGCAGCTCCTTGACCCCCTCCCCGGTCTTCGCCGAGACCCGGAGGACGTCGGCCGGGTCGCAGCCGATGATGCCGGCAAGCTCGACGGCAAACTTCTCCGGCTGAGCGCTCGGCAGGTCGATCTTGTTCAGCACCGGGATGATGTGGAGGTCTGCCTCGATGGCGAGGTAGAGGTTGGCGAGCGTCTGCGCCTCGATCCCCTGCGCCGCGTCGACCAGCAGCACCGCGCCCTCACAGGCGGCCAGCGAGCGCGACACCTCATAGGTGAAGTCGACATGGCCCGGGGTGTCGATCATGTTCAGGACGTACGTCTGCTCGACGCCCCGGGCGTCGGCGACCGTCCACGGCATCCGGACCGCCTGCGACTTGATGGTGATCCCACGTTCCCGCTCGATGTCCATCCGGTCCAGGTACTGCGCCCGCATCGAGCGCGCGTCCACCACCCCGGTCAGCTGCAGCATCCGGTCGGCCAGGGTGGACTTGCCGTGGTCGATGTGCGCGATGATGCTGAAGTTCCGGATGATCGACGCGTCGGTACGGCCGGGGCGGGGCGCCTTGGCAGAACTCAATTCAACATCCAGTCAGGTCGACAACTCATGGTGGCCCGCTCTGCCGGCTGCGACACCGGGGGCCCGGCATCCCATCATCCCATGGGCCGACCCGCCACCCCAATCGTCGCAGCCGTCAGGTCGTCACCGTTGCCGGGTCACCGCCCCTCGCCCTGGGCCGTGATCGGGCCACCGTTGTGGGTGATCCCGATGCCGACCATGCTCGGAGCGGCCACCCCTGCCGGGCTGCTCATCTCCACCCGGTACTGGACGTAGCGCGAGCTTCCGACCACCCTGGCCCCGCTCCCGGCCAGAGTCCGCCAGGCAGACCAGTTGCCATCGACCTTGGCTGTGCTGCCGGTACGGACGCTGACCGTCAGCTTGCTGCCGGCCGGCGTCGTGGCCTGCCAGGTGGCCCGATCCCAGTCGACCATGGCTCGGGCGTCCAGCACCCCTGAGACGAAGGTGCCCTGTCGGCTGGCCGTCGCAGCCCCGGAGAGCGTGACCGACCCGAACCCGTCCGTGGTCACCGTCGCGCTGCCGCTGGTGTCACCCCGACGGAATGCGGGCGCCGTCTGTTCGGCCACCCCGGCGGCCGGTGTCGTGAATCGCAACGGCTTGCCGACGGTCGCGTTGCCGGCCGCGTCGGTGGAGGTCACGTCGAACCAGTAGGTGTGGTCCGGCTGCAGGCCGGTGAGAACCACTGCGTGGTCCTTGACCAGGTCCCTCGACAGTCGAAGATCGCCCAGTCGGGCCGTGGACCGGCCGAACCTGACCACCGAGTCCGCCTTCTCGTTGCTGGCCCAGCGGACCGCGGCGGTGCCGTCCGGCAGCGGCGTCACGACGGGCCCGGTCAGCACCGGCTTGGCGACGTCGGACTTCGGGGTGGTGAAGGACAACGGCGGCAGGGTGGTCGCCGGATAGGTCCTGACGTTGCCGGAGGTGTCCTGGGCGACCACCCGGTAGTAGTAGGTGGTCTGACGCTTCAGGCCGGGCAGCCGGACGGCGTGCTTCCTGGTCGCACCGCCCACCTTGGTCGTCGAGCTGAGCGTGCTGGGAGTCGTCCCATAGGTCACCTCGCTGCTGGTGGGTTCGGTGGTGGTCCAGCTGACGGTGGCCTCGTCCAAGGTCCCGGACTCCACTGTGAGCGCCTGGGCCTGGGTGATCGCCGGGGCACCCGTCGCCGCATAGCTGGCGGTGTAGCTGCCAGCCGCCGCCGGGAACGAGGCGTACTCGAGCCCCTTGACGGTGCTGGTGGTGAAGGTCACCGGGCTGCCGTTCCGGCTGATGCCCGTCAGCACGGTCCCGCCCGGGCCCGCCGTCGGGAGCATCCCGGTCAGACCGTTCGCCCCGGCACCCACGGCCACGTCGAAGCTCAACGTGTTGGCGCTCCAGCCGATCTTGCCGAACGACGAGGCGTTGCGTCCGTCGGTCCAGGTCAGCAGCTGCCGGCCGCTGATCATCGGGACGCCCCGCGCCATCGCCGAGGCCATCAGCTGGTCGTTCTCGAACGTGGTTGCGCTGTCGGTGTGGACGTTGGCATTGAAGACGCCGTAGTAGCCGAGCGGGCCGAGGGCGTTGTCCAGCAGGGTGTCCGGGGTGAACGGGTACGACTGGCCGGACTCGTCGGTCATCTGGGTGGCCGCCTGGTAGACGTCGATCATCGACCCGTCGGTGTCGGTGAAGCGCATCGGCATTCCCGAGCCAGTCATGAAGCCGGGCCGGTCGTTGATCCACGAGCTGGGCCAGTAGTAGTAGTTGGCGTCCATCCGCATGCCGTTGGCCAGCTCCGTCTTCGGCTGAGAGGCCCAGTCGCTGTAGACGATGCAGTGGAAACGGTTGCTCACGGGTCTGGGCAGGCTCGGGAAGGCCGCCGCCCAGCTGGACAGGTCCTGTGCGTAGTTGTTGGCCAGCGAGGCTGGGGTGAAGTTCGTGCAGCCGTTCTGGACGTGTACGCCGACCTCGAAGCCGCGGCTGTTGTAGCCGGCAGCAGCGGTGTTCGACAGCGGCGTGCCCGGGAAGATGTAGGAGCTGAACCTCAGGCAGGTCCAGTCCGCGACCGAGCAGCCGGTCGGACTGTTGGCCTCGTACTGGTCGAACCGGCCCGCGGTGCCGCCGTTGCCGTGGTCGTCACCGGTGGCCAGCACGACGGCCTTCAGGTTCTTCGGCAGGTACCAGAAGTGCGGCAGCGGCTTCTTGTCCCGGTTCATCACCTGGATCAGGTTCGCCAGCAACCGCTGTTGCTCGTCGGCCTGCGGAATCGCAACCTTGGCCAGGTTGACCCAGCTGGTCGTCGAGGTGCCGAAGTACAGGTCGTCGGACCGGATCGGCGCCTGACTGTCGCGCTCGGTCCCGGCCCAGGCGGGGTTGCCCTGCCGGGTCTGCACGATGGAGCGAGCGAGGTCGAAGGTGAAGGCTGCGGCCTGGCCGCCGTTGGTGCCGACCGTGCGCAGCGTGACCGCCGGGAAGGTGGTCGACGCGGTGGCGCTGGAGTAGAGGGTGGCGATCGCCTGCGCTCCGGAGAGGGAGTAGCGGTCGGCGGCACCGTGGAACTGGATGGTGTCGGAGACGATGCCGGCACCGGCGGCCGTCGACGTGTCCACCTTGAGGTAGGCGTTGCTGGTGGTGCCGGTCGTCAGGGTCAGGCCCAGCAGGGAGGCGAGCGTGTTGCTGGGGCGCATCGCGATGAGGTTGCCGCCGGCGTTGACCCAGTCGCTGAGCACGGTGGCCTGCGCGGCCGTCACCGTCACATTGCCGAGCACGACCACGTCGTAGGAGGCCAGAGTGGCGGCGGACAGGCTGCCGACGTCGACGGTGGCGAACTCGTTCAGACCTTCGGCCCGGAGGATCTCGGCGAGGTACTTCGAGTACGGGTTGCTGCCGCTGGTGACCACGGCCACCGGACCGCCGGGACCCTGCTCAGGTCCAGGAGGTGGCGGCGCAGCGGTGGTGAACGACCAGGTGAGGGCCTGCATGGTGTTGCCGGAGGAGTCC is a window from the Microlunatus panaciterrae genome containing:
- the lepA gene encoding translation elongation factor 4, which produces MSSAKAPRPGRTDASIIRNFSIIAHIDHGKSTLADRMLQLTGVVDARSMRAQYLDRMDIERERGITIKSQAVRMPWTVADARGVEQTYVLNMIDTPGHVDFTYEVSRSLAACEGAVLLVDAAQGIEAQTLANLYLAIEADLHIIPVLNKIDLPSAQPEKFAVELAGIIGCDPADVLRVSAKTGEGVKELLDQIVLQTPAPVGNLDAPARALIFDSVYDTYRGVVTYVRVIDGELSHREKVLMMSTRATHETLEVGVISPEPIKSDSLRVGEVGYLITGVKEVRQSRVGDTVTSAAKPATESLGGYRHPNPMVFAGLYPIDGADYPELREALDKLQLNDAALTYEPETSGALGFGFRIGFLGLLHMEIVRERLEREFNLDLISTAPNVVYRVEMEDGSEHVVTNPSEYPTNGKIAAVYEPVVKGTILAPAEYIGVILELCQARRGIQHGMDYLSEDRVEIRYTLPLAEIVFDFFDALKSRTKGYASLDYEPSGEQPADLVKVDILLHGEPVDAFSAIVHKDKAYSYGVMMAGKLKDLIPRQQFEVPIQAAIGSRVIARETIRAIRKDVLAKCYGGDITRKRKLLEKQKEGKKRMKMVGRVEVPQEAFVAALSTTEPTRADKK
- a CDS encoding DUF4082 domain-containing protein: MSTQLRPTRLRPTVSGEHHHRRRLAGLLTLIIGFAFVVTVPAAPAAAATCPCTIWTASQTPTTPADSDTAAVEVGVKFRSSQDGFITGIRFYKGTGNTGTHVGSLWNLAGVRMATVTFSGETSTGWQQANFASPVAVTANTTYIASYYAPNGRYAGDNNYFASAVTNGPLTALQNGTDGGNGVYRYGVGGGFPTSSYQASNYWVDVVFDTGAADTTKPTVTDRQPAAGATGVSVGSSVSATFSEAVDPASISLTLTGPAGAVTGAKSYDSATRTVAFTPGSSLATSTTYTVNLSGAKDAAGNVMDPLSWTFSTAATSSGCPCSIWADTATPAVASTNDSSAVELGVKFRADRNGFVTGIRFFKGTGNTGTHVGSLWTSAGTRLAQVTFSGESSTGWQRATFTSPVSVSANTTYIASYYAPVGRYSSDNDYFASASTVRGPLTALRDGTDGGNGVYRYGASGFPNSTYRSSNYWVDVVFDTSSVDTTAPVVVAQSPAAGASGVPTTTSVTATFSEPVTAGSVAMELRGPGNVLVPAAVSYDSSTQTATLTPNSALAESTGYTATVSGAKDSSGNTMQALTWSFTTAAPPPPGPEQGPGGPVAVVTSGSNPYSKYLAEILRAEGLNEFATVDVGSLSAATLASYDVVVLGNVTVTAAQATVLSDWVNAGGNLIAMRPSNTLASLLGLTLTTGTTSNAYLKVDTSTAAGAGIVSDTIQFHGAADRYSLSGAQAIATLYSSATASTTFPAVTLRTVGTNGGQAAAFTFDLARSIVQTRQGNPAWAGTERDSQAPIRSDDLYFGTSTTSWVNLAKVAIPQADEQQRLLANLIQVMNRDKKPLPHFWYLPKNLKAVVLATGDDHGNGGTAGRFDQYEANSPTGCSVADWTCLRFSSYIFPGTPLSNTAAAGYNSRGFEVGVHVQNGCTNFTPASLANNYAQDLSSWAAAFPSLPRPVSNRFHCIVYSDWASQPKTELANGMRMDANYYYWPSSWINDRPGFMTGSGMPMRFTDTDGSMIDVYQAATQMTDESGQSYPFTPDTLLDNALGPLGYYGVFNANVHTDSATTFENDQLMASAMARGVPMISGRQLLTWTDGRNASSFGKIGWSANTLSFDVAVGAGANGLTGMLPTAGPGGTVLTGISRNGSPVTFTTSTVKGLEYASFPAAAGSYTASYAATGAPAITQAQALTVESGTLDEATVSWTTTEPTSSEVTYGTTPSTLSSTTKVGGATRKHAVRLPGLKRQTTYYYRVVAQDTSGNVRTYPATTLPPLSFTTPKSDVAKPVLTGPVVTPLPDGTAAVRWASNEKADSVVRFGRSTARLGDLRLSRDLVKDHAVVLTGLQPDHTYWFDVTSTDAAGNATVGKPLRFTTPAAGVAEQTAPAFRRGDTSGSATVTTDGFGSVTLSGAATASRQGTFVSGVLDARAMVDWDRATWQATTPAGSKLTVSVRTGSTAKVDGNWSAWRTLAGSGARVVGSSRYVQYRVEMSSPAGVAAPSMVGIGITHNGGPITAQGEGR